The Cyanobium sp. AMD-g genome contains the following window.
GTACTCATGCAGTTTTTCCACGTGCGCCTGGTGCCCCTGGTGCTCGTGGCCGGCCCCCTGGCGATGGCCTGGTACTGGCCGCGGCCGTCCCATCCCAGGCCCCCTGCCGAAGAGCCACGGTGATGCCGCCCCTGCTGCTGACGGCCGCCGCCGCAACCTGCACCCCCATGCGGCTCAACGACCTGGGCCATCTCCTGCAGGTGATGGGCACCTTTCTGGGGCTGTCCCTGTTTTCCCTCGGGGGCGGCAACACCCTGCTGGCCGAGTACCACCACCTCAGCGTCGATCAGTACTGCTGGCTGCGGCCCGCCCAGTTCGCCGACATCTACGCCCTGGCCGAAGCGGCCCCGGGCCCCAGTTCGATGATCGTGGGGCTGCTCGGCATGGGGGCCGGATGGCCCGAGGGCCCCGGCTGGGCCCTGCTCAGCGCCTACGGCGCCGAGATCGCCATCCTGCTGCCTTCCACCCTGCTGATGGTGGTGGCCTGCCTGAGCTGGAACCGGCTGCGCGACTCCCCCTGGCGCGTGGCCTTCGAGCGGGGACTCGGCCCCATCACCCTGGGCATCCTGTTCGCTGTGGGGGTGAAGATCCTCCAGACCGCCGACACCAATGCCGCCGGGGTCGTCGTGTCCCTGCTGGTGTGCGTCCTGATGCTGCG
Protein-coding sequences here:
- a CDS encoding chromate transporter, whose amino-acid sequence is MPPLLLTAAAATCTPMRLNDLGHLLQVMGTFLGLSLFSLGGGNTLLAEYHHLSVDQYCWLRPAQFADIYALAEAAPGPSSMIVGLLGMGAGWPEGPGWALLSAYGAEIAILLPSTLLMVVACLSWNRLRDSPWRVAFERGLGPITLGILFAVGVKILQTADTNAAGVVVSLLVCVLMLRTRISPLWFMAVAGGLGAFGLINR